Within Desulfocurvus vexinensis DSM 17965, the genomic segment CGCGGGGGGCGATCTCCCGCCAGGGGCCGTCGAGCCCGGGCAGGCCCAGGCGCGCGGCGTGGGCCGCGCCCTTGCCCGTGAGCACCAGGATGGCCGCCGCCAGCCCGGCCCCCAGGCCCAGGCCCACGTCGGCGTCCTTGTCGCCGACCATGACCGTGGCGGCGGGGTCCAGGCCCCAGTCGCGGGCCAGGGCCAGCCACAGGCCCGGGGCGGGCTTGCGGCAGGCGCAGTGCTCCTCGGGGGCGTGGGGGCAGTGGACCGCGCCCGCGAGGGTCACGCCGTGCTCCGCCAGCAGCGCCGCCAGCCGGGCCTGCACGGCGCGCTGGTCGGCTTCGGTGAAGTAGCCGCGCCCGATGCCCGACTGGTTGGACGCCAGGTGCAGGCGCAGCCCCGCGCGCGCCAGCCGCGCCAGGGCGGCCCCGGCGCCGGGCAGCAGTTCCACGCCCGCCGGGTCCGCCAGGTAGTGGCGGTCCACGATGACGGTGCCGTCGCGGTCGAGGATGACGTCGGTGATGGGCTTCATGCGCGCTGCCGGATGGAGGGGGCCCCCGGGGGGCGATACCGCCCCTATGTGTGTCATGGCGGCGGTTTCGTCAAGGGACGCAGGGGCCGCACCGGGGCGGCGCCCGGTTGTTCCGCGCCCGGGAAGCCGCGCCGTCAGGGACTTTTGTGCAAATATTGTCTCTTGCGCGGGCTGTGCCGCTTTGGTACATCGGGCCTACGTATGGTGATGGACGAACCCGTGTGCGACGACCCCTTCCCTCCCGGCAGGCGCCCTGACGCGCCGGGTTGCGGCTTGGTGCCCGGAGCCCGCCGCCCGATGCAGGACGTGCGATGCTCGATCTGATCCTCGCCGTGGGGCTGGCCGTGGGTGTCTCCTTTTTCTGTTCGGTGGCCGAGGCTGTGCTGTTGTCGGTACCCTGGAGCCGCATCGAGCAGCTGCGCAAGGCCGGACGCCCCGCGGGCAATATCCTCTACGCCCTGCGCTCGGACGTGGACAGGCCCATCGCCGCCGTGCTGACCCTGAACACCGTGGCCCACACGGTGGGCGCGGCGGTGGCCGGGGCGGCTGCGGCGCGGGTGTTCGGGCCGGAACACATGGCGCTGTTCGCCACGGCCTTCACCGTGGTCGTGCTGGTGTTCTCGGAGATATTGCCCAAGACCATGGGCATCCTCTACGCCGGGCCCCTGGCCGCCGTGCTGGCCAAGCCTTTGCAGATCCTGGTGTGGGTGTTCAGTCCGGTGATCTTCCTGCTGGGGTTCTTGTCCCGGATGCTGCAACGCAAGGCCGCCGGGCCCCGGCACACGGAAGAGGACATCGCCGCGCTGGTCAGCCTCACGCGGCGCTCGGGAGTGCTCAAGGCCTACGAGGAGCGTTCCATCAAGAACATCCTGAGCCTGGACCGCAAGGTGGTGCACGAGATCATGACCCCGCGCACGGTGGTCTTCTCGGTGCCCGCGCAGACCACGGTCAGCCAGGCCCGGGCCCAGGGCAACCTCTGGCCCTACAGCCGGGTGCCGGTGTTTGCCGACGGCGACCCGGAAAACATCGTCGGCGTGGTCTACCGCCGCGAGGTGCTCCAGGCCCAGGCCGAGGACCGCGACGGCCTGCGCATGGCCGACCTGATGAAGCCCGCGCGTTTTGTCCAGGAGAGCTTGACGCTGGACAGGCTGCTGGTAAAATTCCTGGACTCGCGGATGCACCTGTTCATCGTTTTGGACGAGTACGGCGGCGTGGGCGGCGTGGTGTCGCTCGAAGACGTGCTCGAAGAGATACTGGGCAAGGAGATCGTGGACGAGACCGACGAGGTCGTCGATACGCGCGCCCTGGCCCGGCAACGCAGCGAACATCTTGCCGACGGCCCGGATGGCCGCGACGGGAACTGAACCATGGCCAAAAAAAGCAATGCAGGCATCTATGCCGCCGCCCTGGCCCTGCTGGTGGGCGGGCTGGGCTGGCTGATCTTCTCGGGCGTGTCCGAGAGCAGCGTGTATTTCGTCAACGTGTCCGAGGCCCTGGCCCTGCCCGAGGGCGAGCTGAAGAACGCCCGGCTGTTCGGCGTGGTGGACGGGGCGGACCTCATCGGCGGGCCCGGCACCATGGGCGCCACCTTCCGCCTGCTGGACAAGGACGACACCACCCGGGCCATCATGGTCTCCTACTCCGGCGCGGTGCCCGACACCTTCAAGCCCGGGGTGGAGGTCATCGTCGAGGGCGGGCTGGCCCCCGGGGAGCACGCCTTCACCGCGCGCACCCTGATGACCAAATGCCCCTCCAAGTACCAGAAGATCCGCGACGAGGAGAAGGCCGAGCAGGCCCGGACATCCTGACGGCGCCCCCCGGCGCCCGCCTCCGGCCTGCGGGCCGGTTCACCCCGAAAAGAGGAACTCCATGCAGACCCTGGGATTCTTTTGTCTGGTCGCGGCCATGCTCGCCACCCTGGCCGCCGGGGCCGTGGCCGCCTGGGCCGCCCTGGCCGCCCCCGGCGACGACAGCCGCGCGGCATCGGTGCGCTGGGCCGAGCGCGGCCACGGCGTGGCCCTGGCGCTCATCGTGCTGGCCTCGGCGGTGCTGCTGCGCGCCCTGGTCGGCCGCGACTTTTCCTTCCAGTATGTGGCTTCGTACACCGACCAGTTCCTGCCGCTGTTCTACGCCGTGACGGCCTTCTGGGCCGGGCAGGCCGGGTCGTTCCTGTTCTGGCTGCTGTGCGTGGCGGTCATGGGCTGGGTGTTCCTGGCCACGCCCGCCTACCGGCGGCTGTCGCCGCGCGCCAAGGCCCTGTTCTGGCTCATGCACTGCGCGGTGCAGGTCTTCTTCCTGCTGGTGCTCACCGGGCCGACCAACCCGTTTCTGATCCTCTCCCCGGCCCCGGCGGACGGCAACGGCCTGAACCCGCTGCTGCGCAACCCGGGCATGGTCTTCCATCCGCCGCTGCTCTTCATCGGCTACGCGGGCTTCACCGTGCCCGCCTGCCTGGCCCTGGCCGCGTGGCTGGACGGCGACGCCGAGGGCTGGCTCACGGGGGCGCGCAACTGGGCCCTGGTGTCCTGGGCCTTCCTCACGGCGGGCATCGTGCTCGGCGCGTGGTGGGCCTACATGGAGCTGGGCTGGGGCGGCTACTGGGCCTGGGACCCGGTGGAGAACGCCTCGCTGCTGCCCTGGCTGGGGGCCACGGCCTTCCTGCACACGGCGGTGATCCAGGCCCGGCGCGGTTCGTTGCAGCGGTCCAACGTCTTTCTGGCCGTCTTCACGCTGCTGCTGTGCTTTTTTGCCACCTACGTGGTGCGCAGCGGGGTCATCGACTCGCTGCACGCCTTCGGCGACGGCGGCGTGGGCGGGGTGCTCCTGGTGTTCCAGATGGCCCTGGCGGCGGTGGCCGTGGGCGCGCCCCTGCTGGCCTCCAACGCGGGCGCCCGGCCCCTGGACGAATTCCTGTCGCGCCCGGGCTTCCTGGTGGCGGCGGCCTGGCTGCTGCTGGCCACGGCGCTGGTCATCTTCCTGGGCACCATGTGGCCGGTGATCTCGCACCTGTGGAGCCCGAGCCCCGTGGGCCTGGACGCCGGGTTCTACAACCGCGTGTGCCTGCCGCTGTTCACGGCCATGGCCGTGTTCCTGGTCTTCTGCCCCTGGATGGGCTGGAAGGGCGGGGTGCGCGACAAGCGGCTGTTCATCGCCGTGGGCGTCTCGCTCATCCCGGCGGGCATGTTCTTCTACGCCGTGGGCGTGCGCATGGCCCTGCCGCTCATCGCCGCCTCGGCGGCGGTGTCGTGTCTGGCGGGCATCGCGGCGCTGTTTGCCACCCAGGCGCACATGCGCGCCAGCCGCTTCTCGTGGGGCGCGTACGGCGTGCATGTGGGCGTGGCGCTGATGGTCCTGGGCGTGGCCTTCTCGGGGCCCTACGCCCAGAGCGTGGAGGTCCGCCTGGAGCAGGGCGGCTCGGCCAGCCTGAACGGCTACGACTTCACCTACACGGGCGGGCAGGAGTCCTCCACCAACGCCATGGCCAAGTTCCAGGCCGTGGTGGAGGTCAGCCGCGAGGGCCGCGCCGTGGGCACCCTGCGCCCCGAGCGCCGCGTGTACCGCAACTTCGAACGCCAGGCGTTCTCCGAGGTCTCGGTCATCCCGGGCCTGGGCGACGAGCTGTACTCCACCGTGCTGGCCCACGACCAGTCCGGCGCGGCGACCCTCAAGCTGGCGGTGAACCCGCTGGTGAACTGGGTCTGGATCGGCGGGACGATCATGTCCCTCATCCCGTTCATCGCCCTGGGCCGCAGGAGATAGGCCCGTGCTGCTGCGCCTGTCCGAGGTGGCCAAATTCCACGGGCCCAGGCTCGTCTTCCGCAAGCTCTCCTTCGAGCTGGGGGCGGGGCTGGTGCTGCTGGTGGTGGGGCCCAACGGGGCGGGCAAGTCCACGCTGCTGCGCATCATGGCCGGGCTGTCGCGGCCCACGGCGGGCGCCGTGGACCTGGGCTGCCCCGCCGGGGCCGTGGGCTATGTGGGGCACCAGACCTTCATCTACCCGCGCCTGACGGCCCTGGAGAACCTGCGTTTCTGGGCGCGGCTCTACGGGCTGGACGCGGGCGACGCGGCCCTGGCGGCGGCCCTGGAGCGGGTCGGCCTGGAGCGCGCGGCCCACGAGATGGCCGGGAACTTCTCGCGCGGCATGGCCCAGCGGCTGTCCCTGGCGCGGGCCTTCCTGCCGCAGCCGCAGCTGCTGTTCCTCGACGAGCCCGGCACCGGGCTGGACCAGCGCAGCCTGGGCGTGCTGCACGCCGAGATCGCGGCGGCGCGCGGGCGCGGGGCCGCAGTGGTCTGGGTCAGCCACGACGTGGCGGGCGACCTGCCCCGGGCGGACCTGGTGCTGGCCCTGGAGGGCGGCGGCTGCGCCTACTTCGGCCCGGCGCGGGACTTCACGCCCGCCGGGGCCTTGTGCGCGGCGGCGGCGGAGGGCGCGGCATGATCCGCGCGGCGCTGACCATCGCCCGCAAGGACCTGCGCCTGGTGCTCGGCGGCGGGGTGGGGCTGGCCCAGCCGGTGTTGCTGGGGCTTCTGCTCATCTTCGTCTTCAGCCTGTCGCGCCCGCCCGGGGAGCTGGTGCCGGCCCAGGCGGCGGCGGGCATCTTCTGGCTGGCCTCGCTGTTCGCCATGGTGCTGGTGTTCAACACGCTCTACGCCTTGGAGGAGCAGGCCGGGGCGCGGCTGGCCCTGGTGCTGGCGCCGGTGCCGGTCCACGCCGTGTGGCTGGGCAAGGCCCTGGCCGGGCTGGCCCTGCTGCTCATCGCCCAGGCGGTGTTCTTTCCGGCGGCGGTGGCCTTCCTGGGCCAGGGGGTGCGCGGCGGCGCCGGGCAGGCCCTGCTGGGGCTGGCCCTGGCGGACTGGGGCGTGGTGGTGCTCGGCGCGCTGCTGGGCGCCCTGGCCCAGGGTCAGGCCACGCGCGAGTCGCTGCTCACGCTGCTGCTGTTTCCGCTGCTGGTGCCGCTGCTTTTGGCGGGCATCAAGATTTTCGCGGCCTGCTTCGCGGGCGACGGCGCCGAGGTCTCGGCCTGGCTGGGCCTGGCCGGAGCCTTCGACGCCCTGTTCACCGGCGCGGCGCTGATCCTGTTCCCGTTCGTGTATGGCGGGGAGGAGTAGGGAATGTCTTGGTCCTCGCGTGATGCCTTCAATGCTTTGGAGGACGATCTGTTTGCGTTGTCGCGATATATTGCCTTTCAAGAAGATAATTTTTGTGTGTATTCATTGGAACTAGCTAATTTATTGCTTCGGATTGGTTCTGAGGTCGAGGTTTTTACCAAAGCCTGTATGCATGGTTCGTGTGAGGATGAGTGCAACAAGAAAACAAACATTCATGATTATGTCTCGTTTTGGACTAGCGACAACCGGTTTAAACCTAATATACGAATAAGATTGACCTCGTGCGATTTGCTTTTTTCTCCGTGGCAAAGTCTGGAGAGCAAGGAAAGGCCTCCTTGGTGGATATCGTATAATAGCGTAAAGCATAACAGACTTGATGCATATCGTGATGCAAATTTGGGTAATGTCCTGAATGCTGCAGCAGGTTTCTTTTATTTGCTCTTATTTAAAATGGAAATTTTTGATTTTATGAGGGTCGCGGGCTCGGAGCCATGTCGCGGGCTTCGTCTCTTTCGTACAGTTGATTAGGTGCTGAATATGGCGAGTAACCGTTTTTTGAAATTGGTGAGTTAATCTTATCCTTCTTTTGGTGCCCGGGAAAATATTTTTCACGTTACATCCTACTTTGGGTGCTCCGTAGAGAGGGTCATATGAAACTGGCTGTGCTCATCGACGCAGACAACGCCCAGGCCACCAAGGTTGGGGCTCTGCTGGACGAGATCGCCCTCTACGGGGTGGCCAGCGTCAAGCGGGCCTACGGTGACTGGACCACACCCAACCTCAAGGGCTGGAAGGACGTGTTGCATGAGTTCGCCATACAGCCAGTTCAGCAGTTCGCCTATACTCAGGGCAAGAACTCCACGGACGCGGCCATGATTATCGACGCCATGGACCTGCTCCACGCTGGCACATTCGATGGATTCTGCATCGTGTCCAGCGACAGCGACTACACGCGGCTGGCCACGCGCATCCGTGAGCAGGGCTTGACGGTCTACGGCTTCGGGGAGAAGAAAACGCCCAAGCCTTTCGTCCAGGCTTGCGATAAGTTCGTGTATACAGAAATATTGAACAAGGAAGGGCAGATAGGACCGGGGGATGCGATCGCCCGCCCCCTGGACTTCGCCGACAAGCGCGGCCTGGACAAGCAATTGATTGGGGTTCTTAAGGCGGCGGTGGCTGGGCGCTCTAATGATGACGGTTGGAGTCATCTGGCTCCGGTTGGCGACCAGTTGGCCAAGACCATGCCGGACTTCGACCCGCGTAATTATGGCTACTCGAAATTGAGCCAGCTCTTTTCCGCCCTGAAGGCGTTCGAACTGCGCGTGGAGGGCGAGGCGGCCCGGCAGCAAATGTATGTGAGGATCAAACCGGAGTGAGCAGAGTGGGCGCAAATTCGTTGAAACCGGGCGACTGGCAGGCCCCCGTGGCCGTGGCCGCCGCCGTGGCCCTGTGCGCGGCGCAGTATTTCGTGTGGGTCCATGCGCCGGTGGAGCTGACCATGGGCCCGGTGCAGAAGATCTTCTATTTCCACATCGCCCTGGCGTGGTGGGCCCTGTTCAGCTTCTTCGTGGTCTTCGCCGCCGGGGTGGGCTACCTGGCGCGGCGCAGCCCGGGGCTGGACTTCTGGGCCGGGGCCGCCGCCGAGGTGGGCGTGCTGTTCTCGGGGCTGGCCCTGGTGCTGGGCATGCTCTGGGGCCGCGCGGCCTGGGGCGTGTGGTGGACCTGGGACCCCCGGCTGACCACCACGCTGATCATGTGGTTCGTCTACTGCGGCTACCTTGTGCTGCGGGCCTCGGGCATCGGCGGCGAGCGGCGCGCCCTGGTCTGCGCCGTGGTGGGCATCGTGGCCTTCGTGGACGTGCCGCTGGTGTTCCTCTCCGCGCGCATGTGGCGCAGCATCCACCCCTCGGTGCTGGGCCGCCAGGGCGGCGGGCTGGAGCCCGAGATGCTCACGGCCATGTTCGTCTGCCTGGGGGCCTTCGGGCTTTTGTGGCTGGCCGTGACCGGCCTGCGCGCCCGGCAGATGCGCACCGCCGAGGCCCTGGACGCCCTGGCCCGCGAAAACGCCGCCTCGTTTCATTAAGGAATACACGACCCAAGCGACCAACAACGGGGCCGCGCGCCCCGGGGAGTGAATGACATGGACTACCAGACCTACCTGCTTTCGGCCAACGTGGCCGTGTGGCTGGGCATCGGCGGCTACCTGCTGCTGCTGGGCGCCCGCCAGCGGCACATGGAGACGCGCATCATGCAGATGGAGCGGTTGCGCGATGGCGAGTAAGGCACGCACCAAGGCCCCGCGCGACGGCAAGCCCCAGGCCAGCCCGCAGGCCGCCGCCCCCGCCGGGGGCGGCGCCTCCGGCGGCGTGAAACTCGTGGTCGGCTTCGTGGCCGCCGGGCTGGTGGCCATGTTCCTGTGGTCCTTCGCCTACCGGGTGGACAATCCCTCCCTGGTGCAGGCTCCGCGCCAGCCCCAGGCCCAGGCCGACGACCACGACCACGAGCAGCAGGGCGACGAGGCGGGCATGAAGATGATCGCCACCCTCATGCAGCGCCTGCAGGAAAACCCCAACGACGTGGACACCCTGGCCATCCTGGGCGAGCAGTTCATGCGCATGCAGCAGTGGGAGCGGGCCAGCCAGCTCCTGGAGCGCGCCCTGGTTGTGGCCCCGGGCAATATCGATGTCCTGAGCATGCTGGGGATCTGCGACTTCAACCGCGAGAAGTACCGCGAGTCCGCCGACAAGTTCGAGACCATCCTTGAACTGGCGCCGCAGAACATGATGGCCCGCTACAACCTGGGCATCCTCTACGGGCACTTCCTGAAAGACGCGGCCAAGGCCCGGGAGTTCCTCCAGGCCGTGGCCGATGCGCCCGACGTGGACGAGCAGACCCGCCAGCAGGCCCGCGACGAGATTGCGAACCTGAAGTAGGCCGCAGGCCGGGCCGTAGGCCGGGCCGCAGGCCGGGCCGCAGGACCGGGCCACAGGCTGGGCCGAGGCCAGAGCCTGGGCGCGCCTGGCCTCCGCCCGCCCGGCTCCCGGGCGGCGGGCCGCCCCACGGCCCGTAGGGCTGCCCGCGTGGCCCCGGGTCCGCCCGCCCGGGGTCGCGTCCGCACCTGTCCGTGCGCCTGCGCGCACCCGGGCCGGGGCCGGGAAGGCGTTGCCGGGCCGTCACTTCGGGGCAAACGATTTGACATGCAACCTTGGTTCGTGGCACTTGTTTGCCTTGCGATTGAAAAGCCTCCCGGCGGCGCGCCTCCCCGCGCTTGCGCCCCCGGGCGGCCCGGCAAGGGGCGTCGGCATCCGCCCGCCCGCCAAACTTTATCCGTGGAGGTTCCCATGAAATTTGGATGGTCCAAAGCTGTCCTGCTGGCCTGCGTGATCGCCCTGATGAGCGCTCCCGCCTACGCGAAAACCATCAAGATCGCCTGCGCCTCGCCCTTCTCGGGCCCGGCGGCGGCCTACGGCGACAACGTCAAGGCCGGCGTGACCATGAAGGTGGAAGAGATCAACGCCGCCGGCGGCATCGGCGGCGCCCAGGTCGAGGTCGTGTGGATGGACGAGCTGTGCGACCCCAAGGAAGCCAACACCGTGGCCTCCAAGATCGCGCGTGACGAGGAGATCGTGGGCATCGTCGGCCACCTGTGCTCCTCGGCCCACCTGGCCGCCCTGCCCACCTACACCCGCACGGGCATCGCCGCCATCTCCCCCACCGCCACCAACGTCGCCATTTCCGACCAGAACAAGGACCGCAAGGGCCTGGTGTGGTCGTTCCGCGATGTGTACCGCGACGATTTCCAGGGCAAGTTCCTGGCGCGCTACGCCAAGGAAGTCCTGAACGTGACCAAGGTCGCCGTGTTCTACGAGAACAACGACTACGGCATCGGCCTCAAGGACGCCTTCGTGGGCGAAGCCAAGGCCCTGGGCCTGTCCATCGTCGGCGAGGAAGCCTACGTCAAGGGCACCCCGGACTTCACCCCGCAGTTGACCAAGCTCAAGGCCGCCGAGCCCGACGGCATCTTCCTGTCCGGCTACTACAACGAGGGCGCGCTCATCGCCTCCCAGGCCAAGAAGATCGGCCTGGACGTGCTGAAGTTCGGCGCCGACGGCTTCGACAACATGGACTACATCAAGCTGGCTGGCGACGCCGCCGAGGGCACCTACATCACCACGCCCTTCCTGGCTTCCGAGGCCGGTCCCGAGGCCCAGAAGTTCCTGGCGGACTTCAAGGCCCGCTACAACCGCGATGTTGACTACATGAGCGCCAACGCTTATGACGCCGCTGGCATCCTTCTGCTGGCCATCGAAAAGGCCGGGGCCGACCGCGCCAAGATCCGCGAGTACATGGCCGGGATGAACAGCCCCGAGAAGGGCTACACCGGCGTGTCCGGCCTGACCTACTTCGACGAGCACGGCGACGCCCAGAAGCCCGCCTTCGTGAAGGTGGTCAAGAACGGGGAGATGCTCCCCGCCCAGCAGCTCAAGTAGCCGCGATACCGTAGGAAGTGACCATGAAACAGGCTGGGCTCGGTTCCAGCCTGTTTCTTCATTTTCACCTGCAACCCGCATCTGCCTCCCTTGGGCGCCGCTCCTCCCGACCCTGCGGCCCCTTGGCGACACCGGGGAGTGACCCGTGCTCGAACAGCTTCTCCCGCAACTGGTCAACGGCCTGACGCTGGGCGTGATCTACGCGCTCATCGCCGTGGGCTACACCATGGTCTACGGCGTCATCGAGCTGATCAACTTCGCCCACGGCGAGGTCTACATGTTCGGCGCCTTCTTGTGCGTGACGTTCATCACCGCCGTGGGCATGCCCTTCTACCTGGCCATCGTGGCGGCCATGCTCTGCTGCGCGGCCATCGGCATGTTCCTGGACCTGGTGGCCTACAAGCCCCTGCGCAAGGCCCCGCGCCTGGCGGCGCTCATCACGGCCATCGGCATGTCCATCTTCTTGCAGAACCTGGCCATGGTCATCTGGGGCAGCCGCCCGCTGCCCTTCGTGCAGGAGGCCGTGCCCGCCTATCTGAACGAGACGGCCCTGTCCTTCTCCGGGGTCTACCTGACCTGGTTGCAGCTGTTCATCTTCGGCGTGACCACGACCATGATGATCGGGTTGATGCTCATCATCACCCGCACGCGCATCGGCACGGCCATGCGCGCCCTGGCCCAGAACAAGACTGCGGCCTCGCTCATGGGCATCAACGTCAACTTCGTCATCGCCTTCACCTTCGCCCTGGGCTCGGCCATGGGCGCTGTGGCGGGCATCCTGGTGTCGGTCTACTACAACTCGCTGTACCCGACCATGGGCTACGTGGCGGGGGTCAAGGCCTTCGCGGCGGCGGTGCTGGGGGGCATCGGCTCGGTGCCGGGGGCCATGCTGGGGGGCATCGTGCTCGGCGTGGCCGAGGCCCTGGGCGCGGGCTACGTGTCGTCGCTGTACCGCGACGGCGTGGCCTACGCGGTCATGATCGCGGTGATCATTTTCCGACCCTCGGGCCTGCTCGGCAAGGCCGTCATCGACAAGGCCTAGGAGGACGGACATGGGCAAATTCAAACCGCTTCTCGGCGTCCTGGCCGTGGGGCTGGCGGCCTACCCGCTGCTGCCCTTCGCCAACGAGTATCTGCTGCACGTCATGACCCTGGTCATGATCTACATGGTCCTGGCCATGGGCCTGAATATCGTGCCTGGCTTCTGTGGCCTGCTGGACCTGGGCTTCGTCGGCTTCTACGGCATCGGCGCCTATACGGCGGGCCTGCTCACGGTGCACTACGGCGTGAGCTTCTGGCTCATCGTGCCCCTGGCGGCCTTGAACGGCGCGCTGTGGGGCGTTTTGCTCGGCGCGCCGACTCTGCGCCTGACCGGCGACTATTTCGCCATCGTCACCTTCGGCTTCTCGGAGCTGGTGGTGCTGTTCTTGACCAACGAGATCTGGCTCACGCGCGGGCCCCTGGGCCTGCCGGGCATCGATCCGGTGAACGTGAACCTGGAGTTCCTGAACCCGGACTGGTTCTGGGAGTTCCAGGGCGAGGTGCCCTATTTCTACCTCGCCGTGCTCATGGTCCTGCTGGTCTATTTCGTGCTGCGCCGGGTGGAGGATTCGCGCCTGGGCCGGGCCTGGTTCGCCATCCGCGAGGACCCGCTGGCCGCAGCCAGCTGCGGGGTGGACATCCTGACCTACAAGGTCATCGCCTTTGCCATCTCGGCGGGCATCGGCGCCGTGGGCGGCGCGTTCTTCGCCCGCTGGCAGCTGTTCCTCTCGCCGGACATGTTCAAGTTCTGGGAGTCGTTCCTGGTTCTTTGCATGGTGGTGCTGGGCGGGCTGGGCAACATCCACGGCGCGCTCATCGGCGCGGTGATCATGGTCTGCCTGGGCGAGGTGCTGCGCGAGGTGCTCTACGTGGCCGGGCTGCCGCCCGAGGTGCGCTTCCTGTTCTACGGGCTGATCATGGTCCTTATCATGCGCTTCAAGCCCGCAGGGTTCTTCCCGGCCATCGCGGCCACGGCCAAGAGCAACCCGCTGCTGGTGGCCCTGGCCGCGCGCATCGAAAAGACGTACGGAGGGCGCCGTGAATCCCATTCTTAAGATCGACGGCGTGACCAAGCGCTTCGGCGGCCTGCTGGCGTTGAGCGACGTGGAATTCGAGGTGCGCCGGGGCGAGATCATGGGCCTCATCGGGCCCAACGGCGCGGGCAAGACCACCATGTTCAACTGCATCGCCGGGGTCTACGAGCCCACCGAGGGCCGGGTGGTTTTCGAGGCCGAAGAGGGCGCACCCAGGCAGACCAACGGCTTCAAGCCCGAGCGCATCACTGCCCTGGGCATCGCGCGGACCTTCCAGAACATCCGCCTGTTCTCGGAGCTGACGGTGCTGGACAACGTGCGCATCGGCTGCCACTGCCGCAGCCGGTCCAACTTCTTCGGGGCCGTGCTGCGCACCCGGGCCCAGCGCCGCGAGGAGGCCGAGATCATCGACCGCGCCATGCGCTGGCTGGACTTCGTCGGCCTGGGGCCCCAGGCCCTGGCCCGGGCCAGCGCCCTGTCCTACGGCAACCAGCGCCGCCTGGAGATCGCCCGTGCCCTGGCCACCGGGCCGCGGCTGCTCATGCTCGACGAGCCCGCCGCAGGCATGAACCCCCAGGAGACGCGCATGCTGGTGGACCTGATCCACGCCATCCTGGCCGAGGGCATCACCGTGGTGCTCATCGAGCACGACATGAAACTGGTCATGAAGATCTGCAACCGCTTGGTGGTGCTCGACCACGGCATGAAGATCGCCGACGGCGCACCCGAGGAGGTCCGGGGCGACGAGCGGGTCATCGAGGCCTATCTGGGACGGGGGGCGGCCCATGCTTAAGGTTGACGCCATCCACACCTACTACGGCAGCAT encodes:
- a CDS encoding D-glycero-alpha-D-manno-heptose-1,7-bisphosphate 7-phosphatase — encoded protein: MKPITDVILDRDGTVIVDRHYLADPAGVELLPGAGAALARLARAGLRLHLASNQSGIGRGYFTEADQRAVQARLAALLAEHGVTLAGAVHCPHAPEEHCACRKPAPGLWLALARDWGLDPAATVMVGDKDADVGLGLGAGLAAAILVLTGKGAAHAARLGLPGLDGPWREIAPRAPGQPHLLARDLGAVADWLLARGASARGQRP
- a CDS encoding hemolysin family protein — protein: MLDLILAVGLAVGVSFFCSVAEAVLLSVPWSRIEQLRKAGRPAGNILYALRSDVDRPIAAVLTLNTVAHTVGAAVAGAAAARVFGPEHMALFATAFTVVVLVFSEILPKTMGILYAGPLAAVLAKPLQILVWVFSPVIFLLGFLSRMLQRKAAGPRHTEEDIAALVSLTRRSGVLKAYEERSIKNILSLDRKVVHEIMTPRTVVFSVPAQTTVSQARAQGNLWPYSRVPVFADGDPENIVGVVYRREVLQAQAEDRDGLRMADLMKPARFVQESLTLDRLLVKFLDSRMHLFIVLDEYGGVGGVVSLEDVLEEILGKEIVDETDEVVDTRALARQRSEHLADGPDGRDGN
- a CDS encoding cytochrome c maturation protein CcmE translates to MAKKSNAGIYAAALALLVGGLGWLIFSGVSESSVYFVNVSEALALPEGELKNARLFGVVDGADLIGGPGTMGATFRLLDKDDTTRAIMVSYSGAVPDTFKPGVEVIVEGGLAPGEHAFTARTLMTKCPSKYQKIRDEEKAEQARTS
- a CDS encoding heme lyase CcmF/NrfE family subunit, with the translated sequence MQTLGFFCLVAAMLATLAAGAVAAWAALAAPGDDSRAASVRWAERGHGVALALIVLASAVLLRALVGRDFSFQYVASYTDQFLPLFYAVTAFWAGQAGSFLFWLLCVAVMGWVFLATPAYRRLSPRAKALFWLMHCAVQVFFLLVLTGPTNPFLILSPAPADGNGLNPLLRNPGMVFHPPLLFIGYAGFTVPACLALAAWLDGDAEGWLTGARNWALVSWAFLTAGIVLGAWWAYMELGWGGYWAWDPVENASLLPWLGATAFLHTAVIQARRGSLQRSNVFLAVFTLLLCFFATYVVRSGVIDSLHAFGDGGVGGVLLVFQMALAAVAVGAPLLASNAGARPLDEFLSRPGFLVAAAWLLLATALVIFLGTMWPVISHLWSPSPVGLDAGFYNRVCLPLFTAMAVFLVFCPWMGWKGGVRDKRLFIAVGVSLIPAGMFFYAVGVRMALPLIAASAAVSCLAGIAALFATQAHMRASRFSWGAYGVHVGVALMVLGVAFSGPYAQSVEVRLEQGGSASLNGYDFTYTGGQESSTNAMAKFQAVVEVSREGRAVGTLRPERRVYRNFERQAFSEVSVIPGLGDELYSTVLAHDQSGAATLKLAVNPLVNWVWIGGTIMSLIPFIALGRRR
- the ccmA gene encoding heme ABC exporter ATP-binding protein CcmA; its protein translation is MLLRLSEVAKFHGPRLVFRKLSFELGAGLVLLVVGPNGAGKSTLLRIMAGLSRPTAGAVDLGCPAGAVGYVGHQTFIYPRLTALENLRFWARLYGLDAGDAALAAALERVGLERAAHEMAGNFSRGMAQRLSLARAFLPQPQLLFLDEPGTGLDQRSLGVLHAEIAAARGRGAAVVWVSHDVAGDLPRADLVLALEGGGCAYFGPARDFTPAGALCAAAAEGAA
- a CDS encoding heme exporter protein CcmB: MIRAALTIARKDLRLVLGGGVGLAQPVLLGLLLIFVFSLSRPPGELVPAQAAAGIFWLASLFAMVLVFNTLYALEEQAGARLALVLAPVPVHAVWLGKALAGLALLLIAQAVFFPAAVAFLGQGVRGGAGQALLGLALADWGVVVLGALLGALAQGQATRESLLTLLLFPLLVPLLLAGIKIFAACFAGDGAEVSAWLGLAGAFDALFTGAALILFPFVYGGEE
- a CDS encoding NYN domain-containing protein encodes the protein MKLAVLIDADNAQATKVGALLDEIALYGVASVKRAYGDWTTPNLKGWKDVLHEFAIQPVQQFAYTQGKNSTDAAMIIDAMDLLHAGTFDGFCIVSSDSDYTRLATRIREQGLTVYGFGEKKTPKPFVQACDKFVYTEILNKEGQIGPGDAIARPLDFADKRGLDKQLIGVLKAAVAGRSNDDGWSHLAPVGDQLAKTMPDFDPRNYGYSKLSQLFSALKAFELRVEGEAARQQMYVRIKPE
- the ccsA gene encoding cytochrome c biogenesis protein CcsA, with protein sequence MGANSLKPGDWQAPVAVAAAVALCAAQYFVWVHAPVELTMGPVQKIFYFHIALAWWALFSFFVVFAAGVGYLARRSPGLDFWAGAAAEVGVLFSGLALVLGMLWGRAAWGVWWTWDPRLTTTLIMWFVYCGYLVLRASGIGGERRALVCAVVGIVAFVDVPLVFLSARMWRSIHPSVLGRQGGGLEPEMLTAMFVCLGAFGLLWLAVTGLRARQMRTAEALDALARENAASFH
- a CDS encoding CcmD family protein, which translates into the protein MDYQTYLLSANVAVWLGIGGYLLLLGARQRHMETRIMQMERLRDGE